In the Triticum aestivum cultivar Chinese Spring chromosome 2B, IWGSC CS RefSeq v2.1, whole genome shotgun sequence genome, ACTGCGCAAGAAAACGAAATCTACAAGAAGGTGACCGGCAAGGAGAGAGGGCCGTCTTTGTTTAGAGATGTGAGTCTTGCGGACAATGCAGTCGTTGATGATGGGATGAGATTATGGTTGTCCGAGCCAACGCCGTGCCCCAAATTTAGTGATCCTCGACCAGAAAATGAGGATGAGAATACTCATTTGAAGAAAGGCATCAAGTTTGGTTCTTTGATAGAGTTCAAGATATGGTTGTGTGACTATGCCATTAGGAACCATAGGCCGTTTGTTGTTGGTCATTCAAATCAAAAACTTCGGTACACGGTCAAATGTGACAAAGAAGGTTGCAAATGGATGGTCCGCGGTAGAAAAATCAAAGAAACCGGGCAATGGGTCTTGAAGAGTCATGTTCGCACTCACACGTGCGTACCCCCAGACAAGGCTGACCAAAGCAAAGGACACCGTCAActcacattggagtatctaggatATAAATTGTTGCATAAAATAGCACATGATCCAACCGTGAAGGTCAAGTTTCTCATGTCTTTGATTGAGGAACAATTCGGACACCCGGTCAAGTACGGGAAGGCATGGATGGCGAAGGCAAACGCTATTAGGATGTTGCATGGTGATTATGAGGCCGCATATAACATTCTCCCCAAGACGTTGGCAGCAATTGCTCATCGAAACCCGGGAATGCGCCATCGGGTGGAGTCAATTGGCGGAGTGTTTCATCGTGCCTTCTGGAGCTTTGGACAATGCATTGAGGCATTCACGTATTGTCGCCCGGTGTTGTCTATAGATGGTACATTCTTGACCGGCAAATACAAGGGAACATTGATGGTGGCGATGGCCCACTCTTCAAATGATAACGTGTTGCCggtggcatttgccttggtgccttcggagcacgatgataattgggagtggttcatggagCATGTGAGAACCAAGGTGATAGGCAACAGAGAGGTATGCATTATATCGGATCGCCATCATGGGATTCTCAAAGCAATAGACGTTGATATTCCCGGTCTTCCAAAGCTTCAACACCGTTGGTGCATGAGACgctttgttgcaaacttttaccggGCATGCAAGAGCAAGGAGTTTTGCAAAGACCTTACCCTTGTTTGCGTTGCTTTCAACACCGCCACATTCAAGACCCGATATGATAAACTCCTCGAGGCTTTGGAAAAGAACAAAGGGGGGAAAGAATTCTTGGTTAGGCACTTTCCGGAGAAGGAAAAGTGGTCACGCGCTTACGATGAAGGAGGTATGCGATATGGGGACATGACAAGCAACATGGTGGAATGCTTCAGGAATGTGTTGAAGGGTGTCCGTTCCTTGCCGGTGACCGCAATACTCAAGTACACTTTCATCAAGCTCAATGAGTACTTCCTAAAGCATTCTGCAAGCACGGCCAAGTGGATTGGGGAAAAGATGGACTATCCATTAAAGGTTCATGACTGGTTGTTGCATCAAGCGCGCAAGTCTGCCAAACAACAAGTGATCACATATAATGAAAAAGAATGATCTATCAAATCGATGAGCCGGGTGGGACAACAAGGGACGGTAGGTCTTACGGTGGAGTTGCTTACGAGGTGTGCCTTAAAAACCGTTGGTGCCAGTGTGAGAGGCCACACAAGTATCATTGGCCTTGCTTGCATTTGATGACCGCAGCAGGGGTGAGAAACATGAACGTATCCGATGGCACAACGGTGCGGTTGCACGAGTTTACATTGGAAAGAACAAGGTTGACGTGGGCGCCTCGGTTCAATCCTTTCCTTGATGACTCGCAGTGGCCTGAGTATGTTGGGCCAGACATTGTGCCAGATCCCGCACTCATGGTGCCtatgaggggaagaagaagaaagaagagattcCGGAGTGACATGGATGATCTAGCTGGATACACTGGAATGAAGCAATTTGGTAGTGGTCATTTCATGGAGCCACCGGAAAACAACAATTGTGGAGAATGCAATGACACAGGACACAACGTTAGGACATGCAAGAAACGAAGAACCAACACGGGCACTAGTCAAACACGTGGACGGAGCAGTAGCCTTGGAGGGGGCCGTGGCCGTGGAGGAAGGACTAACATTGGAGGGGGCCGCGGCCGTGGAGGAAGGACTAGCCTTGGAGGGAGCCGTGGCCGTGGAGGAAGGACTAGCCTTGTAGGGGCCCGTGGCCGTGTATCCGGTGGTTCTAGGACACGTCGGGTTGATAGGGGAAGGCCTATCGACGTGTTGCTCAATCCGGATGGTTAAATAATGTGAATGGTACTACTTTTAATATGTTCATGCATGTGTTGATATATTTGCCTCTTTACATGTCAATGTGTTCATATTTAGACTTAACATCTTTATTTGTTGTagggcatggcttcatccggttccatgacaAGGCCACCGTGTGCTCACCATGAAGACATGCCACACAACTGGAaggacgcatctttggacaaggtgaaggagaagGATGTGAAGATTccgccatgttggtgtggagatgtttgcaaggtgaaggagtccaccgaccgaaagaagtCATGGACCTAAGGAAGGAGATATTTTGTTTGCCCCAATTATGCTTACGATTGTGCgcttccaactaacgcctatgacctTCCACCGGTATGCTAGAGAAGTAACATGTTACTCTCAACCGTGTGCAATCACTAACATCCTTTTTATATGAagtcaccgcctcctctatgcaagtacttcagCTGGATAGATCATGAAGTGCCAAAAGATATCCAAAAGGACCAATTAGAAGATTGTTTTAGGCGCCAACGGCTATTCGAAGAAAGGTTTCaaagaggcttggaggaagagcgtcgtcaaaaagagaggatggagcggaagcaacgcgaggaggagagggcacgccaagcgaagcttgctcgtgaggaggagagggcaagaaagcttgcatGAGCTCGCAAGGCACAAGAGGAGGATGAGGCAcatgacaagaaggggaaatggccccGTATGACTCAGTAAAGCCTTCGCCTTCGGTGGACTCGTCATGTAACCGAATGAAGCCATgccaaatttatcatgaactatgtAGTACTAAGGCAAAAAGCCATGTGTCGTCAACTTGTCGTGAATGAATTTGCCATTTGTATTGAATTTAGTTTGTTAGTGTATTCTGGGATTTGTCATGATTCTTATTGAAAAACTGTTGTGATGTGAAGAGAAGTGGGATATAACAGAACAGAGTGCTCTGTTTTCGGAGTTAGAACCCTACCGCCAATGTCCATGGCGGTAGGGTGTTGGACCCTACCGCCAGGTTGCATGGCGGTAGGGGGGGCAACGGTTCTGTGACGAAGAAACCAAGACCGTTGGCGGTAGGACCGGACCCTACCGCCACAAGCCATGGCGGTAGGGTGCTGGACCCTACCGCCAGGTTGCATGGCGGTAGAGGGGGCAACGGTTCTGTGACGAAGAAACGAAGACCGTTGGCGGTAGGACCGGACCCTACCGCCACAGGCCATGGCGGTAGGGTGCTGGACCCTACCGCCATGGGCCGTGGCGGTAGGATATGGTCCCTCCTCTCCCCTGTTTTGCCCCATATGTGTCGAATGTTAGCATAATATACCCAATTCTATCTCGCAAGCACATACATAATTCAACTCAACATAGTTCATTAAATCCACGAATAGCACATGTtcaaactaattaaaacatgaccCGGTTCGAATGACATCAGTTCAAACTAATAGCTCAAGCTCGACGACACATGTTCTAAACAGGTAACATAAGCCTCATACTTATCAGACGTTCAATTTGATCGCCACGCCCTTGATTACGCTTCAGTTGAAAGTCTGTGGATCCTGCCCAATGACCCAACACACCATTCGTTTCACGGAACCAAGCCCATGCAGCACGGCGCGCGGGATTCTCTGACACGCCCTGTTTGATTGCCCATCCTATGACCTGCCCGGGTTTCCTCAAGTCCATCTCACGGAATTCTTCTTTGCTTGCAGTGAACGCAATCTCAACTGCCAAAGCGTGTCTGCAAGCATATTCCCGGTCTTGCAGCTGATCAAGCATCCTCTCTTTCTCCTTCACAAGCTTTCGGAATGCTTTTTTCTCCTTAGCATCAGAAGGTTCCTCGATAAAGTGATACTTGTTGAAATCCTTCATGGCCGCATTTGCCTCATCACAACTCTTCAACCATGCTTCACATTCCTTCTTCAAGCAACGGTGTCGCTCCGCCATGCTCTTCTCACACGCTATGTTCATAGTCATGGATCGACTGTCCATCCTACATGAACATACGGGTTCAAGATGACAtaaacaaaaacataaaataaattaAGTAGAGTACAACACTTGGTAACTTGATATGACATACAACACCAAGTTCTTAATGAGTTCAAATGTTAAGGGTACAAGTCATAGTAGTTCAAACGACCACCAAGCATAGGGTACATGTCATTATAGTTCAAATGACAAAGATTACATAGCCTCATGCAATACTATGCGGCGTACGGTCCCGGGTTGCAACAAATAACAtcatttctttctttgacccatgcCCAACGAGATGCACGGTTCTCATCCGACGAGAATGGTTGGCGAACTAACCAATCAATGACCTGACCATGATTGCCCATGTCTATTCTCAGCATATTCTGCCGTTGTCGCACACAATGTAATTTGCATTGCAAGATCACGCCTACAGTTTTTTTCCGCCGTCTTGAGCTTCTTCATCAGCCTCTCCTTTGTTGTTATAAAATTTTCGGAACGGTCTTTATTGAAATAATTATATGAAAAGGCCCTACACTCTGCATTCAATGCATCAATGGCTTCGATCCACAAGTTCATCTTTTCCTCAATCAATTCGCGTTCACGGTTCGCCGCCGCCTCAGCAGAAGTTTCCAAGAAAACGAACGGTGCCATCCTACAATTCGAAAAGTTGCTATTAAAGTAACTTAGCTTTAATTGCTTTCTTAAGCATAACCTAACCCCCATTATGTACATTAAGACTAGCACTAGATCTAGGCACACAAACTTTTCTACAAGCAATTCTAAGCACATCATACATAAGAAAACCACAAACATAAACCTAAATGGATCATAGTAATTGATTTGACCACACGAAAATGATGAGCTAGGGTTTGCAATCAAATGAGCAAatgcaaagtaaacaaagatatCAACCAATCAAAATGAGGGGAAATGAGAGAGCCACCTTGAGTGATGAAAATGATAAGAATCCACCGGAGAAATCTCAAACAAATGAGAGAGATTTGGGAggctcttgtgcttcaaagaaaGAGGGGGGGAGAGTTGAGCTCGGTGGAGAGGTGATGTGGGCTGAATGAGTGGTTGAGGAGGGGGGGGGGATATCCAGCCCCTCCCCATCTTATCCAgaacacaggaccctaccgccagaggttATGGCGGTAGGCTCCAGTAACCTACCGCCGTAGGAGATGGCGGTAGGCCCTTTTCCACGTCAGCGGCTGCCAACGGCCGTCAGTCGCCGTCAAATGGCCTACCGCCGTAGGCTATAGCGGTAGGGCACGCAATCCTACCGCCAGGCCCTctggcggtaggcaaaagggtcagatcccgaaattTTTTCGAACTGAGGTCAGATCCCGATTTTCTTttcaaaaagggtcaaaacacgaaattcgaCCCACATAGTCGATATGCTTGATAAAACGGAAAGTGCTGACTATTCAGAAGAAACTGCCATCAGCTTCCctgcaaagaaaaggaaaaaagaaactgCAAACAGCAGTTCATCACATAATCCCCTGACCTCACCTGCCTACAGCGGCGGGGACGCAGTGATGGCAGCAAGGCAGGTGTGGGTGCAGGGGCGGAGCACGGAGTGGTGGGATAGTTTGAGTGACCCAGCATGCCCAGAAGCTGACTTCCGGCTGGCCTTCCGCATGTGTCGCTCCACATTCAACGACCTATGTGATGAGCTCAGCGCCGCTCTCACCAAGGAGGACACCTTGTCGCAAGCCGCCATCCCCGTGCATCAGCGTGTCGCCGTCTGCCTCTGGCGCCTCGCCACCGGGGAGCCCCTCCGCGAGGTCTCCAGccgcttcagccttggcatttccACCTGCCACAACATCGTCCTCCAGGTCTGCGACACCCTCACCTACGTCCTCATGCCCAAGCTCATCCGCTGGGAGATGGACTCCACCGCGGACGCCGCCTCTAGGTTCCACGCCGTGTCTGGGATCCCCGGCATTGTCGGTGCTGTGTGCACCGACCACGTTCCCATCGGCCCACCCAAGGATAATGTCGACGCGTACTACAACCACCGCCTCTCAGTTCTCAACAACATGGCGTCCTACTCCGTCACCGTGCAGGCCCTTGTGGATGTTGATGGCTTCGGCTGGCCGGGTGGGCTGCCCGACGCAGCAGTATTGAAACGGTCGGCGCTGCATGCCTGCTTCGAGGCTGGCCAGCTCGGAGACAAGTTCCGACTGGTTGGCGGCGTGAGCTACCCGCTCACGGACTGGATGATCGTGCCATACAAGCATCAAAACCTGACGTGGGTGCAGTATTACTTCAACGAGCGCATCGCTCCCGCGCACGCAGCAGCGCGGGGCGCGTTCCAGAGGCTCAAGGCGCGGTGGCACTGCCTGCAGGGCCGCACCGAGCCCAAGATGAAGGAACTTCACAACATGATCGGTGCCTGCTGTGTGCTGCACAACTTGTGTGAGCGCAACGGCGAGGAGCTCAACGCCGACCTCCATCCTGAGCCCTCCTGGGAGGAGGACGACGTGGTTGACGCGGCCAAGGAGCGGGACAGAATAGCGCACGAGCTCCTCTCCAACGGTTAGGCATTATAAAATGATGAACTACTTATCTTCCATGAAAGCATACGAAAGACTCCTGTCTGTGGGGTGGGATTAGGATTTTTTCAACGCCACCAGCCTCTTCAGAGCATCAAGTAGTACTTGCAATATTATTGGCAACGATGGGTGGATGAATGGTGCCTTCACGAAGTGGCTCCTGACATTGTTGTTGCTGTCCCCCGTTGTTGTGCAATCAACTAGATCAGCGAGTTCGGCTCTTTGCAACAATGCTTGGATCAGCTACACTGCGAAATCAGCTTATCTGTCTCTCTTCAGTGGATCAACAAAGTTCCCAGACCGCCCGGCGCGTTGGGGATCGTGAGTAATCTGGTTCTGTGGTGGAGTGGTTTTCTGAGGCTTGCTTCGGTTATGTTACAAACCTCTTGGTACTTTGTTCTCCAAATCTCTGCACACTCTGTATGTTTTGGTCAAGGAGAGAGATGCCGTACAAACGAGGTGGTTTTGATCTTGAGGTGGGGAGGACTGCAAAAGAGAGTATATGAATGTTCATTTTCTTGCTAGCTTAGTAGCATGCTCTATTTTGCTAGTGCTTAAGAATTGTGTTCTGGAAGTTGTGGATGACCCTCAACCAGCTCTGAATGTGCTTCCTTCTTCAGCTGAAGCTCCTCAAGAGTCTTCATGCTCTTTTGTGCTTGTACATGGAAGGAATTCTCAGGTAATTTAAGACTAATTTGTATAATTAGGATGAGGACATACACGTAGTTTCACGCATACTTGATGTTCCTCCTGCTGCCACCATTAGGTCATGCtatgctggtttctgatgctctatTCCACTCCACTGTTGGGAGCATTTGGAGCTGAGATTCAGGACACATTCTCCGAGCGTCTTGCTGTGTGAGATGTGCACTAGTGATCATCTAGATGAATGAGGATTCTGATGCCGAAagttcaaaataggtccctgaacAATTTATTCTGCTAGTTGCTCTAATGTACCCCCTTGGTCCCAAAAAGCTTGTCAAATCTAAGACAAGCTTTTTGGGCCGGATACGGATGTACGTATCTAGGCAAATCTACTTTTTGGGACAGAGGTAATACTACAGTAACTATATCTCTACAAACCCTTATAAAAAAACTCTATCCAAAGTAAAAAAGTACTCCGTATACAGCAACTCTCATTCACAAGAAAAATGACGGACTCGGAAACACATTGGTTTGGACGCTAGAAAGGAACGTCTGTTTTCTTGCTTGGACCGTTGTGCAGCTGGTTTCCTCTCTCCCTTTGCATCACTGTCGCCCCATAGCTATGCTGGTTCAGGTTTTACTTGGCTTCTCAAATTAAACCAGTGTCAATATTTTCTCAAATTAAACCAGTGCCAATATCTCAAATCAACATCATCAAACTCAAATTACTCGTATGCTATTTCAAGAACATCAATACTGATTgtgcgcaaaaaaaaaaaactaatgtATAGTACTAGAATGACCAAATAGGTGTTCAACTTTCGGGCTTGGCATGGGCTCATCCTACCCCAACCCTCAATGTTCAAATGATCCTGCATGCATGCACGTCGCTTGATCTTCATCTCCTAGCTAGTTAGTATTAAACATCACATGTGCGGTATATAGTTGGGATATAGAGATATGGCTAGGAGGTAGTTTGTATGAGATATAtctcctctcctttttcttctccCTCAAGTTGTATCTTGATTCTCTCTTATCTCCTGTAACCGCACGCATGTAATCTAGGGTTTTGGCTCCCCTACTATATAACATGAATACGTCGCCCCCAACAGGGTAAGACGTTTCACCGCTcacacatggtaatcagagcccctCTTCTTCAACTCATCTAGCTATCAGAACCATCTGTGCCGAAGCCACCATGTCTTCCTCCTACGGCGCTTCCTTCCCGGCTAGTCTCAATGGCCAGGTCACCGAGAAGCTATCCTGCACGAACTACGTGCTGTGGCGCACGCAGATCATACCCCAACTGCGTGGCGCCGGGGTCTTCGGCTACGTCGACGGCACCCAGCCGGAGCCGGCAAATCTCCTCGTCACCACCAAGGAAGGCAAGGAGACTTCAacgcccaaccctctccacccaatCTGGGTCAGGGAGGACCAGCAGGTCCTTGGCTACCTGCTGGGCAACCTCACAAAGGAGGTGCTCCTCACGGTGACCACGGTCACCATTGCGAGCGCGCTTTGGACGACGCTCGTCGGCATGCACTTGTCGCAATCGGCGAGTCGCATCAACAACATCCGCACTTCTCTCATCAATGCGCAGAAGGGCAACCTCTCCGTCGCCTCCTACTTCGCCACCATGCGTGTCTACGccaacgagctggccgcggcgggcAAGGCGATCCTCGACGATGAGCTTATATCCTACATCATCCACAGGCTCGATGCTGGCTACCAGCCTCTGATCTCTGCTCTGGATGATCGTGTAACCCCCCTCACCATCGACGAGTTGTTCGCCATGCTCTCCAACTTTGATCAGCGGATGGTGCACTTCCACGGGTCCAGCGGCGGCGGCTTCAAGTCCTCTGCGAACTCGGCCTCTCGCGGTCGTGGCGGCTCCTCTCGGCGCGGCGGCTTCTCCCGGGGCAGGGGGAGGTCCAGTGGAGGCGGAAACGGTGGCGGCTCCAATTCCCGCAATGGCGGGCGTGCTCCCTCCAACAACAGAACTCATCGCGGTGGCGGCAATCCTCGCGCACGACCTGATGCTCCTCgctgccagatatgtagcaagttGGGGCACACAGCAAAATATTGTTGGTACCGCTATGAAGAGGACGACGATTCCTCTCAAGAAGATGACAAGGTGGCGGCGGCTGCAGATGGCTCCTACGGAATCGACACCAACTGGTACGTCGACAGTGGTGCCACCAACCACATCACCAACGAGCTCGAGAAGGTGAACATGAAGGAGAAATACTGCGGCAAGGACCAAATCCACACAACTAGTGGTGAAGGTATGGGAGATCCGTCACATTGGTAATTCAAGTTTTAGTACCCCTTCTCGTAAAATTCATCTTAGGAAAATTTGCATGTTCCAAATGCCGATAAGAGTCTCCTTACTGTCCATAGAATTGCCCTTGATAATCATGTCTTCCTTGAATTTCACCCttatttctttttgatcaaggatcaggcggCGACGAAGAGCattctctatcgaggtagatgtgtttGTGGACTCTATCCGTTGATTCCGGAGCTTAGGAGACTGAATAAACAAGCTTGTGCTGCTATCAAGCTTTCATCCACACGATGGCATGATCATTTAGGACATGcttctttttctttagttgaaaattttcttagaaagaataaactcccgtttgttggtgagcacAATATTGAAATTGTTTGTGATTCCTGTCAACGAGCTAAAAGTCATCAGCTACCCTATCCTATTTCTACTAGTGTTTCTACCAAACCGTTGCAATTAATTTTTTCAGATGTGTGGGGTCCTGCCCCCAACTTAGTTGGTAGACATACGTACTATGTTAGCTTCATAGATGACTACAGTAAATTCTCCTGGATTTATCTTCTCAAGAAAAGATCCGATGTTTTTCAAGTCTTTAAAAACTTCCAAGCACTCGTTGGGCGCCAGTTTGACTGCAAGATACTTGTTGTCCAATCAGACTGGGGCGGAGAGTATGAGAAATTAAATTCTTTCTTTCAAACTCTCGGCATCTCTCACCGTGTGTCATGCCCCCACGCTCATCAACAAAACGGTTCTGCCGAACGCAAGCACATGCACATTGTTGAGGTCGGCTTAGCTCTTTTAGCTGGCGCCTCCATGCCTctaaaattctgggatgaagcttttctcacTGCTATTCGCATCATTAACATGCTTCCTAGTCGTGTTATCAATAACGAAACTCCAGTAGAAAGGCTACTCCACACCAAACCTGACTACACGTCTCTTCGTGTttttgggtgtgcatgttggccaaaTTTTTGTCCATATAACCAACGCAAACATATGTTTCGCTCAAAACAATGTGTGTTTCTTGGGTATAGCGCTCAACACAAAGGTGTCAAATGCCTAGATGTGTCAACAGGGCGTGTTTATATATCCCGTGATGTTGTTCTTGACGAAACAAAGTTTCCCTTTGCTGATCTTCATCCCAACGCCGGTGCACTACTTCGCAAGGAAATTCTTCTCCTG is a window encoding:
- the LOC123038982 gene encoding protein ALP1-like; this translates as MLDKTESADYSEETAISFPAKKRKKETANSSSSHNPLTSPAYSGGDAVMAARQVWVQGRSTEWWDSLSDPACPEADFRLAFRMCRSTFNDLCDELSAALTKEDTLSQAAIPVHQRVAVCLWRLATGEPLREVSSRFSLGISTCHNIVLQVCDTLTYVLMPKLIRWEMDSTADAASRFHAVSGIPGIVGAVCTDHVPIGPPKDNVDAYYNHRLSVLNNMASYSVTVQALVDVDGFGWPGGLPDAAVLKRSALHACFEAGQLGDKFRLVGGVSYPLTDWMIVPYKHQNLTWVQYYFNERIAPAHAAARGAFQRLKARWHCLQGRTEPKMKELHNMIGACCVLHNLCERNGEELNADLHPEPSWEEDDVVDAAKERDRIAHELLSNG